The proteins below come from a single Malus sylvestris chromosome 3, drMalSylv7.2, whole genome shotgun sequence genomic window:
- the LOC126616137 gene encoding uncharacterized protein LOC126616137 isoform X2: MSSGASKRDPAWEHGDPIDGNKHGTICKYCGRVMKSGGVTRLKYHLSGLDPAKNVQRCDNVPPEVKAFISTLLKNKKQQKEKMTQGMENIRAGLWGEVYGQAVDSDDDDDEDECDDDMGPEERRSLKQALRASKQSAWEREHLHKIPNRGQGSGTSGGAQMRRGGSLRESQPTPPIAPSLYKSSNARQKSVWSYFKGGNAKEGMGRLISKFFIYENVPAAKASSHHFKNMVVGCQQTGVGVQPPTPYEIRNKYLGMEYKDIGEYVNKLRSKWETNGCTIMCDGWTGPTRLSIINFMVYSKGKTIFFKSVDASDHIKNYKYIYKLLRDVIMEVGEHNVVQVVTDNGSAFVKAGKKLMKHHNVFWTSCAAHCIDLMFEAMGKRENVATVVKRARTITNYIYNHGWLLAKMREFCRGEIIRPATTRFATNYIALNSLLKKKAGLKQLFTSDDWANHNFSRSNTGRMVESILLDHAFWSQTEHVCQVFEPLYKVLRIVDTEVYPTMGAVYELMRVVKDELERKHGASILFESPIPIQTRCWR; the protein is encoded by the exons atgtctagTGGAGCtagtaaacgtgatccagcttgggaacatggcgacccaatagacggaaacaaacatggcacaatttgcaaatattgtggtcgggtaatgaagagtggtggagtgacacgacttaagtaccatcttagtggattagatccagcaaaaaatgtccaacgatgcgataatgtccccccagaagtgaaggcattcatcagcacattattaaaaaataaaaaacagcagaaggaaaagatgacacaaggaatggaaaatattcgagctgggctatggggagaagtctatggccaagcggttgacagtgatgatgatgacgatgaggacgaatgtgatgatgacatgggacctgaagaacgacgcagtttgaaacaagcattacgtgcttccaaacagtcagcatgggaaagagaacaccttcataaaattcctaataggggacaaggttccgggacaagtggtggtgcacaaatgagacggggaggcagtcttagagaatcacaaccaacaccaccaatagccccaagtttatataagtcatccaacgcacgtcaaaagagtgtttggagttatttcaagggaggtaatgcgaaggagggaatggggcgtctaattagcaagttctttatctatgaaaatgtccctgctgcgaaggcatcatcacatcatttcaaaaatatggtagtgggatgtcaacagaccggtgttggagtacaacctcccactccctatgagataagaaacaaatatttgggtatggagtataaagacattggcgagtatgttaacaagttgaggtcaaagtgggaaactaatggttgcacaatcatgtgtgacggatggaccggcccgaccagattatctatcatcaacttcatggtatactccaagggaaagacaattttttttaagtctgttgatgcttcagaccatataaagaattacaagtatatttacaaattattgagggatgtaatcatggaggtgggagagcataatgttgtccaagtcgtgaccgacaacggttctgcatttgtcaaagctggaaaaaagttaatgaagcatcataatgtgttttggacatcatgtgcagcacattgtattgatcttatgtttgaggcaatggggaagagagagaatgttgctactgtggtcaaaagagctagaacgatcacaaattatatttacaatcacggttggttgttggcaaagatgcgtgaattttgcagaggagaaattattcgtccagctaccactcgattcgccaccaactatattgcattaaacagcctactcaagaagaaagcagggttgaagcaactattcactagtgacgattgggctaaccacaatttcagccgctcaaatacaggtcgtatggtggaaagtatattgcttgatcatgctttttggagtcaaacagaacatgtgtgtcaagtgtttgaacctctttacaaagttttacggatcgttgacacagaagtgtatcctactatgggggcagtatatgagttgatgcgtgtagtgaaggatgaattggaaagaaaacatggtgcaag catattatttgaatccccgataccaatacagacccggtgttggagatga
- the LOC126616137 gene encoding uncharacterized protein LOC126616137 isoform X1 has translation MSSGASKRDPAWEHGDPIDGNKHGTICKYCGRVMKSGGVTRLKYHLSGLDPAKNVQRCDNVPPEVKAFISTLLKNKKQQKEKMTQGMENIRAGLWGEVYGQAVDSDDDDDEDECDDDMGPEERRSLKQALRASKQSAWEREHLHKIPNRGQGSGTSGGAQMRRGGSLRESQPTPPIAPSLYKSSNARQKSVWSYFKGGNAKEGMGRLISKFFIYENVPAAKASSHHFKNMVVGCQQTGVGVQPPTPYEIRNKYLGMEYKDIGEYVNKLRSKWETNGCTIMCDGWTGPTRLSIINFMVYSKGKTIFFKSVDASDHIKNYKYIYKLLRDVIMEVGEHNVVQVVTDNGSAFVKAGKKLMKHHNVFWTSCAAHCIDLMFEAMGKRENVATVVKRARTITNYIYNHGWLLAKMREFCRGEIIRPATTRFATNYIALNSLLKKKAGLKQLFTSDDWANHNFSRSNTGRMVESILLDHAFWSQTEHVCQVFEPLYKVLRIVDTEVYPTMGAVYELMRVVKDELERKHGARWVVKIIEDRWYKTLYHDLHAASINYVIICNSFL, from the coding sequence atgtctagTGGAGCtagtaaacgtgatccagcttgggaacatggcgacccaatagacggaaacaaacatggcacaatttgcaaatattgtggtcgggtaatgaagagtggtggagtgacacgacttaagtaccatcttagtggattagatccagcaaaaaatgtccaacgatgcgataatgtccccccagaagtgaaggcattcatcagcacattattaaaaaataaaaaacagcagaaggaaaagatgacacaaggaatggaaaatattcgagctgggctatggggagaagtctatggccaagcggttgacagtgatgatgatgacgatgaggacgaatgtgatgatgacatgggacctgaagaacgacgcagtttgaaacaagcattacgtgcttccaaacagtcagcatgggaaagagaacaccttcataaaattcctaataggggacaaggttccgggacaagtggtggtgcacaaatgagacggggaggcagtcttagagaatcacaaccaacaccaccaatagccccaagtttatataagtcatccaacgcacgtcaaaagagtgtttggagttatttcaagggaggtaatgcgaaggagggaatggggcgtctaattagcaagttctttatctatgaaaatgtccctgctgcgaaggcatcatcacatcatttcaaaaatatggtagtgggatgtcaacagaccggtgttggagtacaacctcccactccctatgagataagaaacaaatatttgggtatggagtataaagacattggcgagtatgttaacaagttgaggtcaaagtgggaaactaatggttgcacaatcatgtgtgacggatggaccggcccgaccagattatctatcatcaacttcatggtatactccaagggaaagacaattttttttaagtctgttgatgcttcagaccatataaagaattacaagtatatttacaaattattgagggatgtaatcatggaggtgggagagcataatgttgtccaagtcgtgaccgacaacggttctgcatttgtcaaagctggaaaaaagttaatgaagcatcataatgtgttttggacatcatgtgcagcacattgtattgatcttatgtttgaggcaatggggaagagagagaatgttgctactgtggtcaaaagagctagaacgatcacaaattatatttacaatcacggttggttgttggcaaagatgcgtgaattttgcagaggagaaattattcgtccagctaccactcgattcgccaccaactatattgcattaaacagcctactcaagaagaaagcagggttgaagcaactattcactagtgacgattgggctaaccacaatttcagccgctcaaatacaggtcgtatggtggaaagtatattgcttgatcatgctttttggagtcaaacagaacatgtgtgtcaagtgtttgaacctctttacaaagttttacggatcgttgacacagaagtgtatcctactatgggggcagtatatgagttgatgcgtgtagtgaaggatgaattggaaagaaaacatggtgcaaggtgggtcgtaaaaataattgaagaccgatggtataaaacattataccacgatttgcatgcagcaagtataaattatgtcataatttgcaattcatttctttag
- the LOC126616137 gene encoding uncharacterized protein LOC126616137 isoform X3: MNWKENMVQAYYLNPRYQYRPGVGDDGNLIRAVHNVYSKLDPASPAVGQFGNELTWFKDARRTFGEPTSVAARTNMSPTEWWIMYGTDAPTVRKLAIKVLSQTASSSACERNWSTFALIHTKQRNKLAHSSLEKLVYCYYNMKLQIRDKEAEIDHVDRGDPLDVFDIVGEDDDTEGNQLFQWIRPLHLDDDEGNPAPRVAEEARNEGINVERVLEEEVGSSSADSFEELLHPRPSNTGIPHFSNPTQPQHRADTNDSSSTRSGDSPTTGGGNDEGHSGAGGSGGGYGNYYGPPPPGYMSPFTGEANFTHATQDDDHGSRRAGPGIGAIGKDYTRRERGKGILSSQEDDSLSRTSDSVRLGSSNYGYTHNQPFPYPSYPIPVGMESSDSWNQSQPQSSNDFSYGQPQPISDPYGWHINNYMQNYFGDLSFDNYSSQYTHSTHRDDEDSDKFEPHRNSMWY; this comes from the exons atgaattggaaagaaaacatggtgcaag catattatttgaatccccgataccaatacagacccggtgttggagatgatggtaaccttatacgtgctgtacataatgtatactctaaattagaccctgcatcaccagcagttggccaatttggaaatgag ctaacatggtttaaagatgcaagaagaacatttggagaaccaacatcagttgctgctcgaacaaatatgtctccta ctgaatggtggatcatgtatgggaccgatgcaccaactgtgagaaagttagcaataaaagtattatcacaaacagcttcctcatctgcttgtgaaagaaattggagcacatttgcactcatacacacaaagcaaagaaataagttggctcatagtagcttggaaaaattagtttattgctactacaacatgaagcttcaaattcgagataaggaagcagaaatcgatcatgtcgaccgtggtgacccactagatgtgtttgatattgttggtgaagatgatgatacggagggtaaccaactttttcaatggattagacctcttcatttagatgatgatgaaggcaacccagctcccagagttgctgaagaagcacgtaatgaagggataaatgtagaaagagtattagaggaggaggtgggatctagcagcgctgactctttcgAAGAACTTTTGCACCCAAGACCAagcaacactggaattccacatttttccaatcctacacaaccacaacatcgtgctgatactaatgatagctctagtacaagatcaggagactcacctaccaccggaggtgggaatgatgaaggacatagtggagctggaggtagtggtggtggatatggaaactattatggaccaccacctcccggatatatgagccccttcactggtgaggcaaacttcacgcatgcaacacaggatgatgaccatggcagtaggcgggcaggaccaggaattggtgccatagggaaggactatactcgcagagaaagaggcaaagggattttgtcaagtcaagaagatgactcgttatctagaacttcagactctgttagattgggaagtagtaactatggttatactcataaccaaccatttccctacccttcatatcccattcctgttgggatggaatcgagcgactcatggaatcaatcccagcctcaatcttcaaatgatttttcttatggacaacctcaaccaatctcggatccatatgggtggcatattaacaattacatgcaaaactattttggggatttatcatttgataactactcttcacaatacactcattctacacatagagatgatgaagatagtgacaaatttgaacctcataggaactctatgtggtactaa